From Paenibacillus sp. GP183, one genomic window encodes:
- a CDS encoding IS1182 family transposase has product MTASFHAELYKLIPEAHLLRKIHEVVDFSFVHELVRSSYCEYYGRPANEPELLFRLLFLQILYGLSDERMIQDAQVNLAYKWFVGLNPEEALPDSSQLSRFRNHRLGASQIDELLKVIVKQCIEKGLIKSKSLIVDSTHSLAASQKQRALDVLRDAAKRLLRTVIKKHPKLEKKLPRKPELQKDQPDAEKVMLHYLAQLGESVETFLPDHEGAISEKLQIAKQIVEDERLLANKGIMSAIDPEARFGWKSNTKSFFGYKNHIAMTEEEIITAVEVTGGSNDDGKQLSNLIKQSLEAGLEVKEILADTAYSGKENLSELKEKEIQAIIPLNPIVHTGGLKQEGFEYNKDADFVLCPAGEHSTRKAIQGSKKSGHSRSLVFYFDIEKCKTCPLREGCYKPESKSKTYSIRIVADQYKDHMAFEKSESFKERMKRRPIIEHKNAELKRHHGLTKAKYRGLFRMRIQTLLTIFVVNVKRMIKLINKMQPVS; this is encoded by the coding sequence TATTGCGAATATTATGGAAGACCTGCAAACGAACCCGAATTGTTGTTTCGTTTATTGTTTCTGCAGATTCTCTATGGATTATCTGATGAACGGATGATACAAGACGCGCAAGTGAATCTGGCTTACAAATGGTTCGTTGGTTTGAATCCCGAGGAGGCTCTTCCGGATTCCTCGCAGCTTTCTCGGTTTCGCAATCATCGCTTAGGGGCAAGTCAAATCGACGAATTGTTGAAGGTGATCGTAAAACAATGCATTGAAAAAGGATTGATTAAATCCAAGTCGTTAATCGTGGACTCCACCCATTCCCTAGCAGCGAGTCAAAAACAAAGAGCATTAGATGTTTTACGAGATGCGGCGAAGCGACTATTACGAACCGTCATCAAAAAGCATCCCAAGCTCGAGAAAAAACTACCGCGTAAACCCGAGCTTCAAAAAGACCAACCAGATGCTGAAAAGGTGATGCTGCATTATCTGGCTCAACTCGGTGAATCGGTCGAAACGTTTCTTCCTGATCATGAGGGTGCCATTTCCGAAAAACTACAGATAGCTAAACAAATTGTTGAGGATGAACGCCTACTTGCAAACAAAGGGATTATGTCCGCCATTGATCCAGAAGCACGATTCGGATGGAAGAGCAATACAAAATCTTTTTTTGGCTACAAGAACCACATTGCTATGACAGAAGAAGAGATAATTACAGCCGTTGAAGTGACAGGTGGGAGTAACGATGATGGAAAACAATTGTCAAATTTAATTAAACAATCCTTAGAAGCAGGATTGGAAGTGAAAGAAATCCTTGCAGATACGGCCTATTCCGGGAAAGAAAATTTGTCTGAGTTAAAAGAAAAAGAGATTCAAGCGATTATTCCACTTAATCCAATTGTACATACGGGTGGCTTAAAGCAAGAAGGATTTGAGTATAACAAAGACGCTGACTTCGTCCTTTGTCCAGCAGGAGAACATAGCACCCGAAAAGCTATTCAGGGAAGTAAGAAATCAGGACATAGTCGTTCATTGGTATTCTACTTCGACATAGAAAAGTGCAAGACATGTCCGCTCCGAGAAGGTTGTTACAAACCTGAATCAAAGAGCAAGACGTATTCCATTCGGATCGTCGCAGATCAATACAAGGATCACATGGCATTCGAGAAGAGTGAATCGTTTAAAGAACGAATGAAACGACGACCGATTATTGAACATAAAAATGCCGAATTAAAGAGACATCATGGACTGACCAAGGCGAAATACCGTGGTCTATTCCGAATGCGAATACAGACCCTGCTCACGATATTTGTGGTAAACGTCAAAAGAATGATAAAGCTAATAAACAAAATGCAGCCAGTCTCATAA